Part of the Lolium rigidum isolate FL_2022 chromosome 6, APGP_CSIRO_Lrig_0.1, whole genome shotgun sequence genome, TATTTTCTATATGCTTATTAGGCTAAGTGGAAGTTAGGCATCTTTTACAGAAAGCAATATGATTTTATCCTATCTTTTCAAAAATGGTTTTAATCATTCAAAAAGCGAGAATCTCTATGAACACATTGGCGAACTCCAAGTGTTCATATTCCCTTGTTCGACCCATGaagttttatttttaaaaaatttaggATGAGGAGTTCTGAAACTACTTCAAAGTTTTGATGCTCAGAATTGTCCATAAcctgggacacggctaagtacttagattaaaACCGTCTGCAGAGGTCGTGGACTTTATCCACATGACACCTCCAGAGTGGAGCTTCACGACACTTCGTGAGGGGCCtcgaagaagaaggtgagccttcgtggtgtcCGAGGGACATTCGTGGTAACCTGCATCTTTCCAAAGTGACGTACCTTACTCCGTGTAAGGGTACACATGAATATATCTTCGACtccacgtgcctcggttatctctgtaCCCGAGTTTTCTTTCCTGTGATAGTCATCGAGtttgaagtacttatatcttTCTTATCACTTGTGCCTTATATATCTTGTGCTATCTTGCCTAGCTTAACTTGTTGTTGGTGCACTTACTTGAGCCTAACTTATTTAGGTTTTGGGCTTGTAAAATAAATGCTAGTTTAATTTCGCATTTTTAAAAGCCAAATCcttaattattttttaaaacaCCTACTCACCCCCTCTAGACGACATCTTGTCCTTTCAGCGGGGTGCGGTCATTCAAGGATCGACTGGGTCCTTGTAACAGTCCTAGTCCCTTAATCACCGCCTACTGGTGTGCGGTTGAGGTCAATGGGAGGGGCCGTGATGCCGCCCTAATCGAACGGGACCTCATGCGACGACGATCGCGACCTGCCGAGGTGTGAGAGAGGCGCCTGGACCTGCATGACTAGGCACGGCGTAGACGGCGGCAAATGTGATGGCCGCCGTTGCAGAGGGTGGCGTGCGGCCTGGGAACTTACAGAGCTCGCCAACGAGGCCTGGACATGGCCGTCGAGCGCCTCCCGCTTCAAGATGAGGACGACCTCAACGAAGGTAGGAGCAAGCACAATTTAGACGATGGCCTTGGCCTAGATCTCCATGGCTAATAAAGCGGTTGCCTTTGTTGTTGCATCGGCAACAAACTTGGCATTTTTCACCCTCATGACGCGGCGTCTATCAGCGTGTTTCTTGACCTGCACGTACTACCCTCTCCTTCGTCAGCATCTTTTTCTTTGGCACCTTGGCCTTCTGTTGGGGAGGAAGGGCCCGAATTGGGCGGCATGGTCGACGTCCATGGCGGTGACGGCATCCGTCCCAGGTAAGGGTTTGGCGTCAGCTAATTTCGAGTTTTTTGGGTGGTGGGAGAGGAAGTGACTTCTCTGCCACTAGCGGGTGGGGCATGTAggttaggaggggggcgcgcggatgTATTGATGTCCATGCAGACGCACTTGCTTTTCGCGCAAAGAGCCTAAGTGTAAGGGTGTCTCTAACGTGACTTAACTTATGTCTCACAAATTACATCAGCGTGTTTTAATGCGGGTCTAAGCAAAGTACATCATCAAACACGATTCTTCAAGTAgaaacaaaattcaatgctggagCATCGTGACTGAACATAAGTTACGTCTCAGCTAAACTTGAACTTAGCAATTCCgtcagtttaaatcatgaataaaaTTTACCTATTTTATATCCACACGGATCAAAACCGGCAAATGTGATTTGTTTGGGTCGGGCCGGTGCAGATGGCTCTCCAACGAGCCGGTTCCTCCTCCGTTGtgcaagtgtgtgtgtgtgtttttttttttcaagtCTTCCGCTGTGCCGAGATCTGAAATTCCCGGCAGCTACTGAATCTCCCCGACCCCACTCCATCGCCTCCTCCTACCCGGCCACGACGCCGACAGGCCACCACTACCACAGCTAGTGGAatcgcccggcggcggcggcggcggcggcatgggcCTGGACTACTATAAGGTGTTGCAGGTGGAGCGGGGCGCATCcgacgacgagctcaagaaggcgTATCGGAAGTTGGCCATGAAGTGGCATCCGGACAAGAACCCCAACAGCAAGAAGGAGGCCGAGGCCAAGTTCAAGCAGATCTCTGAGGCGTACGAGGTTTGCGCAACGCGagcttctctctctctcgcacTCCCATCATGCGTCTGATATGTGTCCACTCTTATCGTTACTTCGTTAGTCGACAAGGGCAGGTTTCTATGCACGAATCCTTCTCCGTCCCCCCGTGCTAGTTCTGGTGATAATGTTTCTAAGATCTGTTTTCGTTTCATGTGGACTTGGTGCTGCGGTCCTGTTTGGTCTGAAAATCAACCAGTCAAAATTGCATTTTTTGGCTACATTATAACATTTGAGGCTTACTTTGAGGAAAATATTTTTCTTGAAACCGAGGCAAAAAAGCGTCTTCCATTATTAAGAAGTGCAGAATTGCCCGGTTAATTGACGGAAAACTGGGCAAAAACCAATACACCGAGTACCAAGCGTCCAAGCAGTCCCACGACGCAACAAACACAACAAAAGAGCAAACACAAGCCAACGGGAAGCTGCTCCACCAAGCTAGCGGATCTCCCACCACTGCCGGAGAGAGCCGAGACTGACACAGTCCCACCTATGCGAGGAAGAGTGGAAGAATAAGACTGCAAGCCACAAAAACCTTGCGCCATTTGCGATGCCTAGCATGCTGACGTCCCAGATTGAGAGCAACCTCATCATCCAAACAAAAAACCTCAATATTGCAAAACTATTAGAGCCCTCACCCGAGATTCAACGAACCACGCAACCCACAATaccaccttccggggccgccgttTCAACATACCTCCGCCCACCCTCGAGTTGCTGCGGAGCCAAACCATCCTATATAGAGTGTGTCGACTCAGCTGATAACCCCGCTGCACTAGCAATGAAAGATGGCCACCCAAGCCATGCAACCTACCGCCTTGCCCCATAGAGCCACCGCCACATTGCCTTCCGAGGCTGCTGCCTCGTCGCACAACGACCATCCCGGGGCCCCAACCTTGACGCAAGAGGAGCTCCACACAACACCCATAAACTGGTTCCAAGACATTGTTAGCCACAAGAGGAATTTCCAGTCAATCTTGAGCCACTCATGTGTTAGCATGTAATCTTGTCATGGTGTGAAAGCACACATAGGTTGTGCAAGTTTTAGTGTGAACATGGTACATGAGTTGTGTGCTGTTTGTATGAACAGTGCAGATAAGTTGTGTGCTGAATAAATGAGGCATGCTGCTGCTTGTTTGCAACTGTCGTCAAGTTGGGCTGGTCAGGTTTGCAGGCTACTGTGAACTGACTGACAGTAGCACAATTTAATTTTAGTTGCTCTAGGATTTAGTGAACATGCTAAGTCAGTTTATGGCAAGCCGGTTCATGGAGCAAGCTAAACATGGGTATAAATAGGTCCTAGCATGGGTTCCTGAGGGTAAGCATTCGTTGCTAAGTTTGTATGCATTTCTAATTCATTGCTGAGTTGTGTAGCATTCAATTCTGCAAAaggtaaaagtaaaagaaggcatTCTTTGCCTGAAACATAATGTGTGTGCTCCTTCGTAGTGCTCTGTTTTCTGCATTTGCTTAAACACACTGTGTgcatgagagagaagagagagggatTTCTATCATCATGAGCCTTGAACTTTTTTTGCACCCCTTCTGTTGCACGCCAGGAGACGCTGCACTACCGTTGCGAACACTTGCGTGCCCACAAGCAACTGCCATGGGCAACCTCCTTTGCTCACCGCACGAGCACCGCCGGCATCCCTGTCCACCGCAAGACCCCTCTACGGGCTACCGTTTTCAAAGATGGGGGCCGCCAAGGGAGGAGGGCGCTAGGTTTCCCCCGAGTCGGTTGGCAGGAGCGACGCGGGATCGCAATAGCTAATTTGGGGTTTGTATTCATGTGCTACAACATAATCTGTAACTGTGTTTCGTTTTCTTTTTGGCTTTCCTAAAGCACAACATAATATATTAACAGTTGGGTGCTCAACTACTGGTTTCCTTCAGGAAAAAAATTGCATTTTTGCGGCACTTCTGGAATCCAAAAGGAGCAATTTACTTTGGGGGCATGGCATCTAGTGCTTCTATTGTATTTGCTGGGGCATTTCTCCTTGCTAGTATTTTGTTGTAGGTGACTTGGATGTGACTATCTGTTTGGAATAAGCcaactttgttttcttcttgatGCGTCCTTTGTAATAATTGAAAACTATATGGTATAATAATCGTTTGGATGCGTCCTTTGTTGCGTACTCATCCAGGTCTGGAATTGCGGAAGATTCATCGATCAAGCAACAAAGTAGCACATTGTTTAGCGCAAATAGGAATCTGAGTCTCATGGGGTGTTAAATGGTTCAGCCCTGGACTGTGTGTCGGAGCTAATCATAAACGATTGTAAAAATGTTATTTTATAATCAATATAGCTCATGGCTTCCCTAAAAAAAAATCGTTTGGAAGAATCTCTGTAGGCGTAGTGGTGGTACTAATAAGCTGATTCTGGGGTGCAGTTTGTAGTGTGAACTGCGAGCCCTTTTCGCACTTGACTACTAACCAAAATGTGGTGTACTGGTGTTAACACGTGGTTCTTGCATGTTTACAGGTGTTAAGTGATTCCCAGAAGCGGGCAGTCTATGACCAGTATGGAGAAGAGGCACTCAAGGGGCAGGCGCCCCCTCCAGGAGCAGGTGGGCCCAGTGGGTCTTCTTACTATGGTGGTGATGGATCAACATTCCGGTTCAACCCTCGGAGTGCAGACGATATATTTGCCGAGTTCTTTGGATTCTCAAGCCCATTCTCAGGCATGGGCGGAATGGGTGGCATGGGTGGTGGTGCTGAGAGGGGCATGAGGGGATCAAGGTTTGGGATGTTCGGCGATGATATGTTTGGATCCTTCCCTCGCTTCCCTGGTGAGGCATCAGTGCATGCTCCCCAGCGGTCCCACAAGGCTGGACCAATTGAGAACCGACTGCCATGCAACCTTGCTGACCTGTACAAAGGTACTACCAAGAAGATGAAGATATCTCGGGAGATATTAGATTCCAGTGGGTGAGTATTAGCATATGCTTTTAAACTGATCTATGAATCTAAAACTTAATTTTCAGGACCTAAGTGAAAAAACAACTTATAGGGTCACATGGTTTTTGTTGCTAAAGTAATTTATCGGATGTGCATAATTTATTGCTGTCGATTCTATTGTTCTGACAACTGCTTTACTTGATTTCAgtatgaatgatgtttgtttagtGATGTGAAAAGTGGCGTATTGCCATTtcaagcaagctctaagtatcaaCCTGAATAACTTGACATGTATAAACTAGAGTTATGAGTACACTTATCTTCAAAATTTGAACTTGAGCATGATTCGATTACTTTAGCTGTTAAGGGCAGGTCTCGTGTATCATATATGTCATCCAGCGATCGGCACCTAGAAAACATTGTACTGCTTTTGAATCAGATTCTAAAAATATAAGTGTCATTTTAAATTGGATGCTCAGTGCAGAAGGATAAGATGATATGGTTTTACAAAGTTTTCTTACGACTCTGTTCACCAGTGTAGCATTTTGTTCTGTTATTTGAATCACATTAAAATGATATGTTTCCTTTCAAATTGAATGCTAAGGGGCAGGAGGATAACATGAatacatgatatgatgttacCACATTTTCTTATGATTTATGTTCACCCATGCCACAACTTTTATTTGTTTCTCTGTTCAATGATCCTAAACAATAATTAATAACTTCTAATATATCCATGTTTCTTTTGACAAATGTCTTCTTTTAGCATTGCGCTATCATTCTTTGTGAAATTTCTTGCACGTCATGAGGGTTGGTGTCACACCGAATGTTCTAAGGTCTACTTGGACGGAGGCTCGTGGCGATATGAAAAACTGGATTATTACAAGGTTTACCATTATTAGCGCGACAATTGCTCATGCCAATTAGTGCTCTGTTGGATCCATACACCAGCTACCATAAAATGCTCTAAGCTTCATGCCACTTTGTCCTCTTCTCTATTAATGCATCGAAACACAAAGCATTTTGCGTTTTCGCTTAAAATAACACAAGTGGCCATCCTAGAATTATCTCCAGCAGCAGCCAGCAGTAGAGTTGTTAGATGAGATACAATATGACTACTAAAAGCAAACAAGATAATAATGAATTGATGATTGATAATGATGATTTGGTCGTCTAGAACTTTGTAGTACCACTGATTGTGTGATACCAATAGCTCTTTCTTATCATTTGATTTGGTTGCGGACTTGCTATATATAGAaggtactccctctgtttttgTTTATAGATCCGGAGGATAAAATCGGATATCCTAGGTTTATTAGTCGGGAGAATCTATCGCATGCATGCGCATCTCCCCACTCGGTTCTTCTCTTGGCAGTTAATGCATTAGAGCCAATCCCGGTTTTCCTGGGATTTTACTGGCCGTGGATGCGAGGGAGAGTACATGGCCGTGTGGGACCTCAGTTAACGGAGTTAATTTCGGGATTTTTACATTTAACTAGGCACTAAACAAGTGATTTGATTGGGAATGGTTTCGGCCAGAGAGAAATCAGGTAGCCATCATTTTGTGCATTGGCCCCAGCTTATCGGTCCTCCTGACCTATAATcaaaaacagagggagtagttcGTTAGGAAACGAAGCATTTATTATTGAGACACTGACAATATGTCTAAGTTTTTTCACAACCGTCACCAACTTGTGACTGCATTTAGTGACGACAAGAGATGGGTTACATGATATTTAAAATCCAAACTTCAAATAGAGAAACAGGCTACCTGAGACAAGGTGAGGTGAGCTAAGTGGGTACCACTTATATCCTCTCTATTCATGCTGTTTATGCCTGAGACAAGTAACTCTTGTTACCAATGCTCATCAATACTTTGTTAATCTCTTGTGTACATTTTATCACTAGCATATGTTAGCAGGTCTGTTTGTGATTCAAGTAGACTATTTTCATTGGTTTAGATGCATATATGTGATTTTCACATATATAAAACATGCTTTTGATATTAAACCATGCATTTGTTTTATCAGATAAGTTTGAAGTCTTGCGAGTGGATTTGTACAATGTACATGCAAGGGTTGATTCTTGAGTTTAGTGTTTAGGTACGTGTGCATCTTCAAAATTTCTCATAACATTCATAGATGTGCGTTTGTTAGAACCATGCACACTTCGAATAATCATGCAAAAAGTATGATTAAATGTGCCTGCAAAAGTATGACAATAGATACAACTTCTTATCTAACGATGCAGCTACAACCACTTGTCTTTCTTTGTACAAGatacatttgttcatatgcacgATGTTCCACAGATACACATTTAACATAATGCAGATCTATGGGTCTTTAGAATATTTTGAGATGCACAAGTATCTAACCCTGAACTCAAGAAGTCACCCTTGCATGTGCAACTTTATATTTGCCTTCCCATCACAACCTTCACTGTGATTTTGTTTTCATACTTTTCTCTCCTGTTTAAATGGTGCTGTATTCCACAGTTTGATGTCTTATAACACTAAAGATTCTGGGTAATCATTGTGTTTATGTTTACCACAGGTAGTCTTCACATTTGATGATACCTAGTCACTAGCGGTAATTTAGGCATGATTTACACACGAAACATATCAGTGTCTCGGGATTATATGGAGCATTTTGGCTGCTTTTCATGAAATTCCACCTTGAGACATATTTCTCCCATATGGGAGGGACAAATGTTAGGTGTGCATTAATAGTCTTAGAAAAACAGAATCGGCTTCCCTCCCTAGTATTTGAAATTAGATTGTCTAGGAAATATCAAAATAACAACTGGTCCAAGTCTGTGTGCAAATTATATTTCTCATGAAACAGGGAGGAAATCGTATGATGTATATGTACTAAATTCTTAAATGTGAAATTCAAATTGATAACTGAGGTTTGAATTTTTCTCCCACCCTCCAGGAAAGCCGGTAGGAGGATGAGATAATTTTCCCTATCAGCAGTAGGTTATATCATTTAAATTTTCCTTTTTGCTGCATGTGTTTCTTGAACAGACTTTTACACCTGTCATTTGCGTGTTAGTTTGTAATGATTATTAGTTTCATTCACTTAGTGCCTTACCAATCTTTCTTCATTGTTGTCAGGAGAACCATGGTTGTTGAGGAGATCCTAACAATTGAGATTAAACCTGGATGGAAGAAAGGGACAAAAATCACTTTTCCTGAGAAGGGTAATGAGGCCCCACATGTTATTCCTGCAGATATTGTGTTTGTTATTGATGAGAAGCCACATGATCAATTCATAAGAGACGGAAATGATCTGATCATGACCCAGAAGATTTCCTTGGCCGAAGCCTTGACTGGATGTACTGTTCTTGTAACAACATTAGATGGCCGGAACCTGACCATACCAATCAACAACGTCATCAACCCTggctatgaggaagttgttccccGAGAAGGCATGCCAATCCCGAAAGATCGATCCAAGAAGGGAAATCTTAAGATTAAATTCAGCATCAAGTTCCCCTCCAGGCTGACGACAGAGCAGAAATCGGAAATTAGGAGGCTACTAGAATCTTGAGGAACAGAAGCGAACTGACCTGATCATTAGGCCGGCTAGTTTTTGTTGGTGCAAGGCGATGCATTCAAATTCCAAGCTACGAATACCATTCAAATATTCAGTTTTGATTAAGCCGTGAGGGTTTTGCATGGTTTTTTGTTTGTAGCTCGCAATGTTGATTTTTGGCAGAATAATTTtcccacaaatagatattatgtgtGACCTCGTCTCTAGTCACGTTTCCCAAAGAAATTTGGGGCGCGCTGTAGAATTGACTGCACCTACTGGCACCTTGCCTGCCTGCCGCTGCTACACATGGGTTGTTGTGGGCGTTGTCGCTGCTACACATGGGTT contains:
- the LOC124660984 gene encoding dnaJ homolog subfamily B member 4-like — encoded protein: MGLDYYKVLQVERGASDDELKKAYRKLAMKWHPDKNPNSKKEAEAKFKQISEAYEVLSDSQKRAVYDQYGEEALKGQAPPPGAGGPSGSSYYGGDGSTFRFNPRSADDIFAEFFGFSSPFSGMGGMGGMGGGAERGMRGSRFGMFGDDMFGSFPRFPGEASVHAPQRSHKAGPIENRLPCNLADLYKGTTKKMKISREILDSSGRTMVVEEILTIEIKPGWKKGTKITFPEKGNEAPHVIPADIVFVIDEKPHDQFIRDGNDLIMTQKISLAEALTGCTVLVTTLDGRNLTIPINNVINPGYEEVVPREGMPIPKDRSKKGNLKIKFSIKFPSRLTTEQKSEIRRLLES